One genomic region from Saprospiraceae bacterium encodes:
- a CDS encoding SusD/RagB family nutrient-binding outer membrane lipoprotein — MKLLNKYIGSFALILVLFVVTNCKIFDLDINDDPNNPVSISSPELLLTNIEYTLTQGVFTFSDQSLGIMGLYSTGGDGFGYSQTSFNGTWNNLYSGPLKDIEGLIAASSDPINPKYLGIAQVLKAWAISNMVDMWGDLPYSQALKGDAADAVTDPSFDKDADIYADCFKLLDDATNNFGISSAVSVAGDLFYAGNISRWTKLANTLKLRLKLQTRLVNGSAKSEIEALMADPAKLISTSADDFQFQYSKAKNPQDYRHPWYQDGYGASQYGLTYMLHQNVVEMLEQKDPRTPFYYRRQTKRILDPANPSDRGTIPCSQTSGCTYGYIVLNPNMWPRVIGTSTPTTAQNEFMAGLFGRDRADPAGVPQDSDFRLMAGVYPAGGFYDVTAAGLPGTDKAPGGGIFPIITSVNTLYYRIEAILALGSAGDARALFVSAIKDHIKKVVDFGAAADANAVRPTTAAIDDYVKIWTDRWDAQPNSAGKLNLALKQLWASSMGSGIEIYNAYRRTGFPNTIQEPINPTRGFPLRLPYPQAELTLNPNAANYKAVAFDKDPIFWDK; from the coding sequence ATGAAATTATTAAATAAATATATAGGTTCGTTTGCGCTGATATTGGTTCTGTTTGTGGTGACTAATTGCAAAATTTTTGATCTTGATATCAACGATGATCCTAATAATCCGGTCTCAATTTCCTCTCCTGAGCTTTTGCTGACCAATATTGAATATACCCTTACCCAGGGAGTTTTCACTTTTAGTGACCAATCTTTGGGTATTATGGGATTATATTCAACAGGCGGTGATGGGTTTGGATATTCACAAACTTCCTTTAATGGTACCTGGAACAATCTTTATTCGGGACCATTGAAAGATATCGAAGGTTTGATAGCAGCTTCCTCAGACCCAATTAATCCTAAATATTTAGGTATCGCTCAAGTACTGAAAGCCTGGGCCATATCCAACATGGTGGATATGTGGGGAGACCTGCCTTACTCTCAGGCTTTAAAAGGTGATGCCGCAGATGCCGTGACAGATCCTTCTTTTGATAAGGATGCTGACATCTATGCTGATTGTTTTAAATTGCTTGATGATGCGACCAATAACTTCGGTATTTCTTCTGCTGTATCAGTGGCAGGTGACTTGTTTTATGCTGGTAATATCAGCCGCTGGACCAAATTGGCTAATACCTTAAAGCTGAGACTTAAACTACAGACGAGGTTGGTCAATGGCAGTGCAAAATCTGAAATCGAAGCTTTGATGGCAGACCCTGCAAAATTAATCAGCACCTCAGCTGATGATTTTCAATTTCAATACAGCAAAGCCAAAAATCCTCAAGACTACCGTCATCCTTGGTATCAGGATGGATATGGTGCATCTCAATACGGTTTGACCTATATGCTGCATCAGAATGTGGTCGAAATGTTGGAACAAAAGGATCCCAGGACACCTTTTTATTATCGTCGTCAGACCAAAAGAATTTTGGACCCTGCCAATCCTTCAGATAGAGGGACTATTCCATGTTCTCAAACTTCTGGATGCACCTATGGTTATATCGTTTTGAACCCCAATATGTGGCCTAGAGTCATTGGTACTTCTACGCCTACCACCGCTCAAAATGAATTTATGGCTGGCTTGTTTGGTCGTGACAGAGCCGACCCAGCCGGGGTACCCCAGGATTCTGACTTTAGATTGATGGCTGGCGTCTATCCGGCTGGAGGATTTTACGATGTCACTGCTGCGGGTTTGCCGGGTACAGATAAAGCCCCTGGTGGGGGTATTTTCCCGATCATCACGAGTGTCAATACGCTTTACTACAGGATAGAGGCGATCTTGGCGTTAGGTTCAGCGGGAGACGCCAGAGCATTGTTTGTGAGTGCCATCAAAGATCATATCAAGAAAGTGGTTGATTTTGGAGCTGCTGCAGATGCCAATGCTGTAAGACCTACTACTGCCGCTATTGATGATTATGTCAAAATATGGACAGATAGATGGGATGCACAACCAAATAGCGCGGGTAAGTTAAATTTAGCTTTAAAACAATTATGGGCTTCAAGCATGGGATCTGGTATTGAGATCTATAATGCATACCGCAGGACTGGATTTCCCAATACCATTCAGGAGCCAATCAATCCTACCCGGGGTTTCCCTTTGAGATTACCTTATCCACAGGCTGAGTTGACTCTGAATCCAAATGCAGCTAATTATAAAGCGGTTGCTTTTGATAAAGACCCTATATTCTGGGATAAATAA